The genomic region CGCGTGGTCTGGCCGGATCAGCCTGACTGTATATGCCAGCCACGTCTTCTTCCTCTGGCTGCTCGCACCCGTCATAGGCAACGATGAGATCTGGAGAGTCGGGCTCCTGACCATCCTGTCTTTCGGCCTGGCCACACTTCTGAGCCTTGCGCTCATGCGCATTCCGGGCCTGCAGCGCGTCATCGTATGACGACGCGCTGCCATGTTGTTACCGCGCCCTACTCCGCAGCAGCCTCGGTGGAGTGGTCAGCGAGGAAGCCGCCCGACTGGCGGTTCCACAGATCGGCGTAGATGCCGCCCCTAGTGATGAGGTCCGCGTGGCTGCCGGTCTCGATCAGCTTGCCCTTGTCGAGAACCACGACGCGGTCCATCTCCGTCAGCGTCGACAGCCGGTGGGCGATGGCGATAACCGTCTTGCCCTGCATCAGCGCGAACAGGTTCTCTTGGATGGCCGCCTCGACTTCCGAATCGAGCGCCGAGGTCGCCTCGTCGAGGATCAGGATCGGTGCATCCTTGAGGAACACCCGGGCAATTGCCACCCGCTGCCGCTGGCCGCCGGAGAGCTTGACGCCACGCTCGCCGACCTGCGCATCGAGACCCCTGCGGCCGTTCAAGTCGACCAGGTTCTCGATGAACTCCCACGCGTTGGCACGCTTGGTCGCCTCGACGATCTCGGCGTCGGTGGCATCCGGGCGGCCGTAGGCGATGTTATCGCGGATGGAGCGATGCAGCAGCGACGTATCCTGTGTCACGACGCCGATCAGCGCACGCAGGCTCTCCTGCGTCACGCCGGCGATGTCCTGCCCGTCGATGGTGATCTTCCCGGACTCCAGTTCGTAGAAGCGCAGCAGCAGGTTCATCAGCGTCGTCTTGCCGGCGCCGGAACGCCCGACGAGGCCGATCTTCTCGCCAGCATGGATATCCAGCGTCAGATCCTCGATCACACCCTTCGCCTTGCCGTAATGGAAGCGGATATGGTCGAAGCGGATCGCCCCCTTCTGCGCGACCAACGTCGACGCCGAAGGCCGATCGATGATGTCGTGCTTCTTGGTCATCATCTCCATGCCGTCATAGACCGTGCCGATGTTCTCGAACAGCGCAGATACTTCCCACATGATCCACTGAGACATGCCGTTGACACGCATCGCCAGACCTATGGCGATCGCAATCGCGCCGACCTCGATGGAACCGTTCAGCCAGAACCATATGGAAATCGCCGAGATGACGAAGAGCGCCACGCAGTTATTGATGTAGACCGACGCCTGGAAAAGGCTGACGTAGCGCATCTGTCCGTAAACCGTCTGCAGGAACAGATCCATCCCCGCCTTGGCATAGGATTCCTCGCGACCGGCATGGGAGAACAGCTTCACGGTCGCGATGTTGGTGTAGCTGTCGACGACACGACCGGTCATGGTCGAGCGCGCGTCGGCCTGCGTCGCGGCGATCTTGCGGAGCTTCGGGACGAAGAAGCTGACGATGCCGATATAGATCGCCAGCCAGACGAGGAGCGGCAACAGCAGCCGCCAGTCTGCCGTTCCGACGATGATGATCATCGTGATGATGTAGGTGACGACATAGACGAAGACGTCGAGCAGCTTCATCACCGTTTCGCGCACGGCAAGCGACGTCTGCATCACCTTTGTGGAAACGCGGCCGGCAAATTCGTTAGCGAAGAACGTCATGCTGTGGCGCAGCAGGAACCGGTGCATCTGCCAGCGGGCAATCATCGGATAATTGCCGAGCAACACCTGATGCATGATGATCGAATCCAGCACGGCCGCGACCGGCAGGCCGACAAGCACCATCGCTGCCATCCAGAACAGCGTCGCGCCTTCCGTTTGCAGGAACGTTGCCTTGTCGGCATGCGACAGCCAGTCGACGATCTGGCCGAGAAACCGGAATAGCGTGACCTCGCCGATGGCAATCAGCATCGTCAGGAAGCCCATGGCGGCAAGCCATGGGGCTGCAGGCTTTGTGTAGTGCCAACAGAAAGCAAATAGCCCGCGCGGCGGAACGCTGGGTTCCTCGCTCGGGAATGGGTTCAGACGCCGTTCAAACCAGCCAAACATGAAATGCTCCAGAAACGTCGAAGCCGCATCCCGCCGCTGCGTCCAATGGTTTCGCAGCGTCATATGGGAGCGGTCGCGGAAAGAACGAGGCCGTATCAGCCGCGCGATGGTTCAAAAAGGGAGAAAGTCGTCAGATCCTGACGAAAGCAGCCGGATTAGACACCGGCGTACGCACCGGGAGACGAACAGCCAAAAATCGATCCATTAGCGCCTCCTGCTGGTTTGCGTTGTGAACAATGTGCCTTTTATCGCAAAAACGACGTCTGCAAAAGCCCCAAAGAAGGTCCGAACACGCAGAACTTGCGATGGGACGCATCACAGACGTTGATGACCGCACATTTCAGTTGCGGGTTTTGCTGCCGATCGGATAGTCGAGGAGCCATGACCGCCTTGCACATCGCCCTCTACCAGCCGGATATCGCCGGCAATACCGGCACGATCCTGCGGCTTGCTGCCTGCCTCGATCTTGCCGTCGACATCATCGAGCCCGCCGGCTTCGACATCTCCGATCGCAACCTTAAGCGCGCCGGCATGGACTATCTCGGCGCAGTGGCCCTGACACGCCACATCAGCTGGGCGCATTTCGAGGCCTGGCGACGCGGGACCGGGCGCCGGCTGGTACTCGCTTCCACCAAGGCAGCCGAACGCTACACAGATTTCCTCTTTCGCGCCGGCGACATCCTGCTGTTCGGGCGGGAAAGCGCTGGCGTCCCGGATGCGGTCCACGAGGGAGCCGATAGTCGCATCCTCATTCCGATGGTAGAAGGCCAGAGATCCATCAACGTCGCGATGTCGGCGGCAATGATCGCGGGCGAGGCGTTGCGCCAGACACGCTGGGGCTGAGGGCGCGCTGCCATCAGTGACGCAAATTTGACCTGCAGATGTCGCTACAAGCGTTGATTTGCAGCGGGTTTTGTCCATATAATAGTTAGCCGACGAGCAAATTTTGCCGGGTGCGGCTCTCTCCAGCGCTGAAATTACGTGCCTTTTCAGTCTCCGGTCGATGCCGGAAGCCTACGGCATGAGAAGGAAATCCCGCGAAAAATGGACTCAACCACGGTCATGATCAACCTGTTCGGCGCAGTAGCCTTGCTGCTGTTCGGCCTGTCGCAGGTAAAGGACGGCGTCACCCGCGCTTTCGGTGCCCGCCTGCGGACCGGGCTGGCGACCGGGACACGCAGCAGCGGCCGTTCCTTCGTCTCCGGCTTCGTCGCGACGATCGCGCTGCAAAGTTCGACCGCGACCGCGCTAATGGTCGCGTCTTTCGTCGAACGTGACCTGGTGATCCCGTCCATGGCACAGATCGTGCTGCTCGGCGCCAATGTCGGCACCGCCGTGACGGCATGGATCGTGGCAACCGGCATCGAGTGGCTGTCGCCCCTGATCATCCTGATCGGCATCGTTCTCTACCGCCGCTCGTCGAGCAACCAGCAGGGCGCAGGCACGGCGCTGATCGGCATCGGCCTGATGCTGCTATCGCTGCAGCTACTGAGCATGGCGACGGCACCGATCCGCGAATCCCAGGCGCTTGCCGCCTTCATCGGCCTGCTCGACGGCGCCCTGCCGGTCGCATTGATCTTCTCGGCCGCCCTCGCCTTCATCTCGTCGTCGAGCCTTGCCGTTGTCGTGCTGATCCTGTCCCTCGCCTCCACCGGCATCCTGTCGCCCGCCCTCTCCATTGTCCTGGTGCTCGGCGCCAACCTTGGCGGCGCCATTCCGCCCGTCGTCGCAACCATGTCCGGTCCCGCAACCGCCCGCCGCGTGACGCTTGGCAACCTCATCGTACGCGCCATCGGCTGCGCCATTGCCATGCCATTGGCCGGCAACGCTGGCGCCCTTCTGCAAGGCCTCGGCTTTGCGCCCGCAAAACTGCCCGTCGACGCACATTTGATGTTCAACATCGCGCTTGCCGCCCTCGCATGGCCGTTTTCTCCACTGATTTCAAGGCTGATGCTGCGGCTGGTGCCCGCCGATGCCGCGACCGAGGACAGCCCGAGATTCCTCGACGAACAGGCTCTCGGGACCCCTGTGGTTGCCGTCGCTAGCGCGACCCGCGAAGTTCTGGCCGTCGGCGATCTCATCGAACGCATGTTGATCCGCACGCAGACCGCATTCGATAACAACGACCTGGCCTCGCTGAAGGAAATCCCGCTGCTGGAAAAGCGCGTCGATCGGCTGCAGCAGGAAGTCAAGGTCTATCTCTCCAGGCTCGGCCGTGGCGGGCTCGACGAGGAAACCAGCCGTCGTTCCATCGTCATCATCGATTACGCCATCAATCTCGAACATATCGGCGATATCATCGAGAAAGGCCTTTCGGAGCAGGTGGCGAAAAAGATCGGCCACGGCCTCGCCTTTTCCGACGATGGCTTTGCCGAGCTGCAGCGCCTGTTCACGATGACCATCGACAATCTGAGGGTCGCCCAAACGATCCTCGTGACGCGCGATTTCAATCTCGCCCGCCAGATGATGGAAGTGAAGGTCGATGTCCGTCGGCTCGAGAAGCAGTCTTCGGATCGCCATATCGCCCGGCTGCGCGACGGTCGCATGGACAGCCTGCAAACCAGTTCGCTGCATCTGGACATGCTGCGCGACCTCAAGCGGATCAATGCCCACATCGTCTCCGTAGCCCACCCCATCCTCGACGAGAGCGGCCTGCTGATCGAAAGCCGCCTGCTGAACGCAGCTGAGTGAGATGCTCGCGGGATGAACTGAAGATCGGTGCCGATGAATGAGCGTCGAACGCCGGCGCAGAAAAACGATCAGTCTGCGGTCGGCAGGCGGCGCATAGTGAATTCTATGCGGTCGCCTTCGACCTGTCGCCAGCTTTCGACTTCCGTCCAGTAGGCGGCCTTTGGAAAATCGTCGAACCATTGGCGGGCTTTTTCGCGGGCGTCGGGGCGACTGAGGCAATAGGTTTCGCGCACAAAATCTCCCCTTCCGCCGGCAAGCTTGCTGCGGCGGTGGCGGTCGATCTGGCGCTTGAGCCCA from Rhizobium tumorigenes harbors:
- a CDS encoding Na/Pi cotransporter family protein is translated as MDSTTVMINLFGAVALLLFGLSQVKDGVTRAFGARLRTGLATGTRSSGRSFVSGFVATIALQSSTATALMVASFVERDLVIPSMAQIVLLGANVGTAVTAWIVATGIEWLSPLIILIGIVLYRRSSSNQQGAGTALIGIGLMLLSLQLLSMATAPIRESQALAAFIGLLDGALPVALIFSAALAFISSSSLAVVVLILSLASTGILSPALSIVLVLGANLGGAIPPVVATMSGPATARRVTLGNLIVRAIGCAIAMPLAGNAGALLQGLGFAPAKLPVDAHLMFNIALAALAWPFSPLISRLMLRLVPADAATEDSPRFLDEQALGTPVVAVASATREVLAVGDLIERMLIRTQTAFDNNDLASLKEIPLLEKRVDRLQQEVKVYLSRLGRGGLDEETSRRSIVIIDYAINLEHIGDIIEKGLSEQVAKKIGHGLAFSDDGFAELQRLFTMTIDNLRVAQTILVTRDFNLARQMMEVKVDVRRLEKQSSDRHIARLRDGRMDSLQTSSLHLDMLRDLKRINAHIVSVAHPILDESGLLIESRLLNAAE
- a CDS encoding ABC transporter ATP-binding protein; protein product: MFGWFERRLNPFPSEEPSVPPRGLFAFCWHYTKPAAPWLAAMGFLTMLIAIGEVTLFRFLGQIVDWLSHADKATFLQTEGATLFWMAAMVLVGLPVAAVLDSIIMHQVLLGNYPMIARWQMHRFLLRHSMTFFANEFAGRVSTKVMQTSLAVRETVMKLLDVFVYVVTYIITMIIIVGTADWRLLLPLLVWLAIYIGIVSFFVPKLRKIAATQADARSTMTGRVVDSYTNIATVKLFSHAGREESYAKAGMDLFLQTVYGQMRYVSLFQASVYINNCVALFVISAISIWFWLNGSIEVGAIAIAIGLAMRVNGMSQWIMWEVSALFENIGTVYDGMEMMTKKHDIIDRPSASTLVAQKGAIRFDHIRFHYGKAKGVIEDLTLDIHAGEKIGLVGRSGAGKTTLMNLLLRFYELESGKITIDGQDIAGVTQESLRALIGVVTQDTSLLHRSIRDNIAYGRPDATDAEIVEATKRANAWEFIENLVDLNGRRGLDAQVGERGVKLSGGQRQRVAIARVFLKDAPILILDEATSALDSEVEAAIQENLFALMQGKTVIAIAHRLSTLTEMDRVVVLDKGKLIETGSHADLITRGGIYADLWNRQSGGFLADHSTEAAAE
- a CDS encoding tRNA (cytidine(34)-2'-O)-methyltransferase, giving the protein MTALHIALYQPDIAGNTGTILRLAACLDLAVDIIEPAGFDISDRNLKRAGMDYLGAVALTRHISWAHFEAWRRGTGRRLVLASTKAAERYTDFLFRAGDILLFGRESAGVPDAVHEGADSRILIPMVEGQRSINVAMSAAMIAGEALRQTRWG